In Sorghum bicolor cultivar BTx623 chromosome 10, Sorghum_bicolor_NCBIv3, whole genome shotgun sequence, one genomic interval encodes:
- the LOC110431392 gene encoding putative cysteine-rich receptor-like protein kinase 20 isoform X2, translating into MAGLLDNSSGVWTVLGQASNVAQLVGVDALGLVSMVVQAALAARRHRDACRRLAQHVEVVGGLLRELELAELMRREATRRPLEQLQGSLRRCYALVTACQDCGYLRSLFLGARMADELHAAEKEIDMFIRLVPLIALVDSTHDRDAKTAEGVPGLITNGSNHHVRFPRSVLDLTKIHIQGATQVCSFAEQPLAGALDFREQKSLDIEELLELCIRTQESCSGFRRFEFFQIIDATDNFSESRKIGWGGFGTVYKGQLPDGSMIAIKRMDENATVFDFSSEFLLARLQHTNLIRLLGWCIHGKERILVYEFMHKGSLHHFIFDKRMGSLLDWSKRINIIKGLAEGLVYLHKQSKLWIVHRDLKPKNILLDHDMNPKIADFGSARTLSSDFAEECTSRVVGTSGYKAPEYTSRGVYSLKTDVFSFGVMVLVTISGRKNTILENQGDSVGTLVRDAWQLWNDGRLQELVDPMLGDEFELAEVMQYAQVALLCAQEESTDRPTMSDVVSLLNFQSISLLPDPKQPSELCKGGATGDKLSTYVSQSSRTIDITITSSAPISTRVRITVDPETSK; encoded by the exons ATGGCAGGCCTCTTGGACAACTCAAGCGGCGTGTGGACCGTGCTCGGGCAGGCCTCGAACGTGGCGCAGCTGGTCGGCGTCGACGCGCTCGGGCTGGTGTCCATGGTCGTGCAGGCCGCGCTGGCGGCGCGCCGCCACCGCGACGCCTGCCGTCGCCTGGCGCAGCACGTGGAGGTCGTCGGCGGCCTGCTGCGGGAGCTGGAGCTCGCCGAGCTGATGCGGCGGGAGGCTACGCGGCGGCCGCTCGAGCAGCTCCAGGGCTCACTGCGGCGGTGCTACGCGCTCGTCACGGCGTGCCAGGACTGCGGGTACCTCCGCAGCCTGTTCCTCGGCGCCCGGATGGCCGACGAGCTCCACGCTGCGGAGAAGGAGATCGACATGTTCATCCGCTTAGTCCCACTCATCGCCCTCGTCGACAGTACGCATGATCGCGATGCCAAG ACTGCCGAGGGAGTACCAGGTCTAATCACGAATGGTTCAAACCATCATGTCAG GTTTCCAAGAAGTGTTTTGGACCTCACCAAAATACACATTCAAGGAGCTACTCAAGTTTGCAGTTTTGCAGAACAACCATTAGCAG GAGCACTGGACTTTAGAGAACAAAAAAGTCTGGACATTGAAGAACTGTTGGAGCTTTGCATCCGTACTCAAGAGAGTTGCTCAGGATTCAGAAGGTttgaattcttccagattattgATGCTACAGACAATTTCTCAGAAAGTAGAAAAATCGGGTGGGGTGGTTTTGGTACAGTTTACAAG GGTCAGTTGCCTGATGGATCCATGATTGCCATCAAAAGGATggatgaaaatgctacagtgtttgATTTCAGCAGTGAATTTCTGCTTGCGAGGCTTCAGCATACCAATCTAATTAGACTTTTGGGGTGGTGTATCCATGGGAAAGAAAGGATTCTAGTGTATGAGTTCATGCACAAGGGTAGCCTGCACCATTTCATCTTTG ACAAAAGAATGGGGTCGTTGCTAGACTGGTCTAAGAGAATCAATATAATCAAAGGGTTAGCTGAAGGACTTGTTTACCTTCACAAACAGTCCAAGTTATGGATTGTCCATAGGGATTTGAAACCCAAGAACATCCTATTAGATCATGACATGAACCCAAAGATTGCTGATTTTGGATCAGCTAGAACTCTGAGTTCAGATTTCGCTGAAGAGTGTACAAGCAGGGTTGTGGGGACTAG TGGCTACAAAGCTCCTGAGTACACGTCTCGAGGTGTATATTCACTAAAGACAGATGTGTTTAGCTTTGGGGTGATGGTTTTAGTGACCATCAGTGGGCGAAAGAATACCATACTGGAGAACCAAGGAGATTCTGTTGGCACCCTTGTACGAGAT GCATGGCAACTATGGAATGATGGAAGGCTACAGGAGCTTGTGGATCCAATGTTGGGTGATGAATTTGAACTTGCTGAGGTGATGCAGTATGCTCAAGTAGCACTACTCTGCGCTCAGGAGGAATCAACAGATCGCCCAACCATGTCGGATGTTGTGTCACTCTTGAACTTTCAAAGCATAAGTTTATTACCAGATCCTAAGCAGCCATCAGAGTTGTGCAAGGGAGGTGCTACTGGTGACAAGTTATCGACATATGTTAGCCAGTCAAGCAGGACCATAGACATAACAATCACAAGCTCAGCTCCTATATCAACTAGAGTCCGCATCACTGTAGACCCAGAGACCTCAAAGTAG
- the LOC110431392 gene encoding protein STRUBBELIG-RECEPTOR FAMILY 5-like isoform X3 produces MAGLLDNSSGVWTVLGQASNVAQLVGVDALGLVSMVVQAALAARRHRDACRRLAQHVEVVGGLLRELELAELMRREATRRPLEQLQGSLRRCYALVTACQDCGYLRSLFLGARMADELHAAEKEIDMFIRLVPLIALVDSTHDRDAKQTAEGVPGLITNGSNHHVRFPRSVLDLTKIHIQGATQVCSFAEQPLAGALDFREQKSLDIEELLELCIRTQESCSGFRRFEFFQIIDATDNFSESRKIGWGGFGTVYKGQLPDGSMIAIKRMDENATVFDFSSEFLLARLQHTNLIRLLGWCIHGKERILVYEFMHKGSLHHFIFGTLPYDMLFSQQKNGVVARLV; encoded by the exons ATGGCAGGCCTCTTGGACAACTCAAGCGGCGTGTGGACCGTGCTCGGGCAGGCCTCGAACGTGGCGCAGCTGGTCGGCGTCGACGCGCTCGGGCTGGTGTCCATGGTCGTGCAGGCCGCGCTGGCGGCGCGCCGCCACCGCGACGCCTGCCGTCGCCTGGCGCAGCACGTGGAGGTCGTCGGCGGCCTGCTGCGGGAGCTGGAGCTCGCCGAGCTGATGCGGCGGGAGGCTACGCGGCGGCCGCTCGAGCAGCTCCAGGGCTCACTGCGGCGGTGCTACGCGCTCGTCACGGCGTGCCAGGACTGCGGGTACCTCCGCAGCCTGTTCCTCGGCGCCCGGATGGCCGACGAGCTCCACGCTGCGGAGAAGGAGATCGACATGTTCATCCGCTTAGTCCCACTCATCGCCCTCGTCGACAGTACGCATGATCGCGATGCCAAG CAGACTGCCGAGGGAGTACCAGGTCTAATCACGAATGGTTCAAACCATCATGTCAG GTTTCCAAGAAGTGTTTTGGACCTCACCAAAATACACATTCAAGGAGCTACTCAAGTTTGCAGTTTTGCAGAACAACCATTAGCAG GAGCACTGGACTTTAGAGAACAAAAAAGTCTGGACATTGAAGAACTGTTGGAGCTTTGCATCCGTACTCAAGAGAGTTGCTCAGGATTCAGAAGGTttgaattcttccagattattgATGCTACAGACAATTTCTCAGAAAGTAGAAAAATCGGGTGGGGTGGTTTTGGTACAGTTTACAAG GGTCAGTTGCCTGATGGATCCATGATTGCCATCAAAAGGATggatgaaaatgctacagtgtttgATTTCAGCAGTGAATTTCTGCTTGCGAGGCTTCAGCATACCAATCTAATTAGACTTTTGGGGTGGTGTATCCATGGGAAAGAAAGGATTCTAGTGTATGAGTTCATGCACAAGGGTAGCCTGCACCATTTCATCTTTGGTACACTTCCCTATGACATGTTATTTTCACA ACAAAAGAATGGGGTCGTTGCTAGACTGGTCTAA
- the LOC110431392 gene encoding putative cysteine-rich receptor-like protein kinase 20 isoform X1, whose protein sequence is MAGLLDNSSGVWTVLGQASNVAQLVGVDALGLVSMVVQAALAARRHRDACRRLAQHVEVVGGLLRELELAELMRREATRRPLEQLQGSLRRCYALVTACQDCGYLRSLFLGARMADELHAAEKEIDMFIRLVPLIALVDSTHDRDAKQTAEGVPGLITNGSNHHVRFPRSVLDLTKIHIQGATQVCSFAEQPLAGALDFREQKSLDIEELLELCIRTQESCSGFRRFEFFQIIDATDNFSESRKIGWGGFGTVYKGQLPDGSMIAIKRMDENATVFDFSSEFLLARLQHTNLIRLLGWCIHGKERILVYEFMHKGSLHHFIFDKRMGSLLDWSKRINIIKGLAEGLVYLHKQSKLWIVHRDLKPKNILLDHDMNPKIADFGSARTLSSDFAEECTSRVVGTSGYKAPEYTSRGVYSLKTDVFSFGVMVLVTISGRKNTILENQGDSVGTLVRDAWQLWNDGRLQELVDPMLGDEFELAEVMQYAQVALLCAQEESTDRPTMSDVVSLLNFQSISLLPDPKQPSELCKGGATGDKLSTYVSQSSRTIDITITSSAPISTRVRITVDPETSK, encoded by the exons ATGGCAGGCCTCTTGGACAACTCAAGCGGCGTGTGGACCGTGCTCGGGCAGGCCTCGAACGTGGCGCAGCTGGTCGGCGTCGACGCGCTCGGGCTGGTGTCCATGGTCGTGCAGGCCGCGCTGGCGGCGCGCCGCCACCGCGACGCCTGCCGTCGCCTGGCGCAGCACGTGGAGGTCGTCGGCGGCCTGCTGCGGGAGCTGGAGCTCGCCGAGCTGATGCGGCGGGAGGCTACGCGGCGGCCGCTCGAGCAGCTCCAGGGCTCACTGCGGCGGTGCTACGCGCTCGTCACGGCGTGCCAGGACTGCGGGTACCTCCGCAGCCTGTTCCTCGGCGCCCGGATGGCCGACGAGCTCCACGCTGCGGAGAAGGAGATCGACATGTTCATCCGCTTAGTCCCACTCATCGCCCTCGTCGACAGTACGCATGATCGCGATGCCAAG CAGACTGCCGAGGGAGTACCAGGTCTAATCACGAATGGTTCAAACCATCATGTCAG GTTTCCAAGAAGTGTTTTGGACCTCACCAAAATACACATTCAAGGAGCTACTCAAGTTTGCAGTTTTGCAGAACAACCATTAGCAG GAGCACTGGACTTTAGAGAACAAAAAAGTCTGGACATTGAAGAACTGTTGGAGCTTTGCATCCGTACTCAAGAGAGTTGCTCAGGATTCAGAAGGTttgaattcttccagattattgATGCTACAGACAATTTCTCAGAAAGTAGAAAAATCGGGTGGGGTGGTTTTGGTACAGTTTACAAG GGTCAGTTGCCTGATGGATCCATGATTGCCATCAAAAGGATggatgaaaatgctacagtgtttgATTTCAGCAGTGAATTTCTGCTTGCGAGGCTTCAGCATACCAATCTAATTAGACTTTTGGGGTGGTGTATCCATGGGAAAGAAAGGATTCTAGTGTATGAGTTCATGCACAAGGGTAGCCTGCACCATTTCATCTTTG ACAAAAGAATGGGGTCGTTGCTAGACTGGTCTAAGAGAATCAATATAATCAAAGGGTTAGCTGAAGGACTTGTTTACCTTCACAAACAGTCCAAGTTATGGATTGTCCATAGGGATTTGAAACCCAAGAACATCCTATTAGATCATGACATGAACCCAAAGATTGCTGATTTTGGATCAGCTAGAACTCTGAGTTCAGATTTCGCTGAAGAGTGTACAAGCAGGGTTGTGGGGACTAG TGGCTACAAAGCTCCTGAGTACACGTCTCGAGGTGTATATTCACTAAAGACAGATGTGTTTAGCTTTGGGGTGATGGTTTTAGTGACCATCAGTGGGCGAAAGAATACCATACTGGAGAACCAAGGAGATTCTGTTGGCACCCTTGTACGAGAT GCATGGCAACTATGGAATGATGGAAGGCTACAGGAGCTTGTGGATCCAATGTTGGGTGATGAATTTGAACTTGCTGAGGTGATGCAGTATGCTCAAGTAGCACTACTCTGCGCTCAGGAGGAATCAACAGATCGCCCAACCATGTCGGATGTTGTGTCACTCTTGAACTTTCAAAGCATAAGTTTATTACCAGATCCTAAGCAGCCATCAGAGTTGTGCAAGGGAGGTGCTACTGGTGACAAGTTATCGACATATGTTAGCCAGTCAAGCAGGACCATAGACATAACAATCACAAGCTCAGCTCCTATATCAACTAGAGTCCGCATCACTGTAGACCCAGAGACCTCAAAGTAG